Proteins from one Nitrobacteraceae bacterium AZCC 2146 genomic window:
- a CDS encoding hypothetical protein (product_source=Hypo-rule applied; transmembrane_helix_parts=Inside_1_6,TMhelix_7_29,Outside_30_43,TMhelix_44_63,Inside_64_70), which translates to MNLIKTILTGILGLFVDDGSFAVLIVAWIAATCLLSFKVMQTPEWGTLLLFAGLVVILLGSTASRSRSSK; encoded by the coding sequence ATGAATTTGATCAAAACGATCCTGACGGGAATCCTCGGCTTGTTCGTCGACGACGGTAGCTTTGCCGTGCTTATCGTCGCTTGGATCGCCGCGACATGTTTGCTGTCGTTCAAGGTGATGCAGACCCCAGAATGGGGAACCCTCCTCTTGTTCGCGGGTCTCGTCGTCATCCTGCTCGGAAGCACGGCTAGTCGCTCCAGAAGCTCGAAATAA
- a CDS encoding putative membrane protein (product_source=COG4280; cog=COG4280; transmembrane_helix_parts=Outside_1_9,TMhelix_10_44,Inside_45_56,TMhelix_57_79,Outside_80_83,TMhelix_84_101,Inside_102_120) has translation MLEGLEVIFIVIAFGAGGPGLLIPASVGAVAPLLLVITLGLFVHRPLSTVPENTLKFLVGILISAFGAFWVGEGLGLAWPGNDWSILSLTLGFMVFGLVAIPMCKACSNARNLPATKVLS, from the coding sequence ATGCTGGAGGGGCTTGAGGTCATCTTCATCGTGATCGCATTCGGCGCCGGAGGACCCGGTCTCCTGATCCCCGCCAGCGTTGGAGCCGTTGCTCCTCTTCTCCTCGTCATTACGCTCGGTCTCTTTGTTCACAGGCCGCTGTCTACCGTGCCGGAAAATACGCTGAAGTTCCTGGTCGGAATTCTGATCTCCGCCTTCGGTGCTTTCTGGGTCGGCGAGGGCTTGGGACTTGCATGGCCTGGAAATGATTGGTCGATCCTCAGTCTCACGCTCGGATTCATGGTCTTCGGTCTTGTGGCCATCCCGATGTGCAAAGCCTGTTCGAACGCCCGTAACCTGCCAGCCACGAAGGTCCTCTCATGA
- a CDS encoding IS5 family transposase (product_source=KO:K07481; cath_funfam=1.10.246.40; ko=KO:K07481; pfam=PF05598), with protein MSKPRDDRQVDLFRPALDVIIDLGHPLVRLAAEVDWEFVGTRFGGVCRSGPGQPPLPTRLIAGLLILKHMHNLSDEVLCARWVENPYFQFFCGEAVFRHDLPFDRSSLTRWRQRLGEEQLTALLQESLAVAHRSGALQTRDLERVVVDTTVQEKAVAHPADARLNHRAIEKLVDLAKREGVSLRQSYRRLAKRAAIMVGRYTHAHQFKRARRALKFLRTRLGRIIRDIRRKVEGNAVLEDRFAPLLDLASRVRQQDHRQRGPKVYSLHAPEVECIGKGKARAPYEFGCEVSVVTPVTAPKGGQFVLHAKALHGNPYDGHTLGPVIADLQKLTGVDVQRIHVDKGYRGHSYPNRFRVWISGQVRRVTKTIRREMKRRAAVEPVIGHLKAEHRMGRNHLKGRAGDRINPVLAAAGFNFHLLLRWFEQLLRVLMQMLCRVIGPIKYA; from the coding sequence ATGAGCAAGCCGCGCGACGATCGTCAGGTGGATCTGTTCCGGCCGGCGCTGGATGTGATCATCGACCTCGGGCACCCGCTGGTGCGGCTGGCCGCGGAGGTCGATTGGGAGTTTGTCGGCACGCGCTTTGGCGGGGTGTGCCGGTCCGGGCCGGGCCAGCCGCCGTTGCCGACGCGGTTGATCGCCGGGCTTTTGATCCTCAAGCACATGCACAACCTGTCCGACGAGGTGCTGTGCGCGCGCTGGGTGGAGAACCCGTATTTCCAGTTCTTCTGCGGCGAGGCCGTGTTCCGGCACGATCTGCCATTCGACCGCTCCTCGCTGACGCGCTGGCGCCAGCGGCTGGGCGAGGAGCAACTTACGGCGCTGCTGCAAGAGAGCCTTGCGGTGGCGCACCGCAGCGGCGCGCTGCAAACCAGGGATCTGGAACGGGTGGTCGTCGACACCACCGTGCAGGAGAAGGCGGTTGCGCATCCCGCCGACGCCCGGCTCAACCATCGTGCGATCGAGAAGCTGGTCGATCTTGCCAAACGCGAGGGCGTCAGCCTGCGTCAGAGCTATCGGCGCCTCGCCAAGCGCGCGGCGATCATGGTCGGGCGTTACACCCATGCCCATCAGTTCAAGCGCGCCCGCCGCGCGCTCAAATTCCTGCGCACCCGGCTCGGCCGCATCATTCGCGACATCCGCCGCAAGGTCGAAGGCAACGCCGTGCTGGAGGATCGCTTCGCGCCGCTGCTCGATCTCGCCAGCCGCGTGCGGCAGCAGGATCACCGTCAGCGCGGCCCAAAGGTCTATTCGCTGCACGCCCCGGAAGTCGAATGCATCGGCAAGGGCAAGGCGCGCGCACCCTATGAGTTCGGCTGCGAGGTCTCCGTGGTCACCCCGGTCACCGCGCCCAAAGGCGGCCAGTTCGTGCTGCACGCCAAGGCGCTGCACGGCAATCCGTATGACGGCCACACGCTGGGGCCGGTCATCGCCGATCTGCAGAAGCTGACCGGCGTCGACGTCCAGCGCATCCATGTCGACAAAGGCTATCGCGGCCACAGCTATCCGAACCGCTTCAGGGTCTGGATCTCCGGCCAGGTCCGCCGCGTCACCAAGACCATCCGCCGCGAGATGAAGCGCCGCGCCGCGGTCGAGCCGGTGATCGGTCACCTCAAGGCCGAACACCGCATGGGCCGCAACCACCTCAAGGGCCGCGCCGGCGACCGAATCAACCCCGTCCTTGCCGCCGCCGGCTTCAACTTCCACCTGCTGCTGCGCTGGTTCGAACAACTTTTGCGGGTCCTGATGCAGATGCTCTGCCGCGTCATCGGCCCGATCAAATACGCCTAA
- a CDS encoding hypothetical protein (product_source=Hypo-rule applied; cleavage_site_network=SignalP-noTM; transmembrane_helix_parts=Inside_1_20,TMhelix_21_38,Outside_39_103) produces MATTSKYASAESHTKRFTHKLVLLTTAVLLMSGAGAHAQGDHHKNAHARAMSSHARLQDHDSVAAPRNFTPASMAPESGYQGTSGRGFERMDDPSAEGRTSGG; encoded by the coding sequence ATGGCCACCACCAGCAAATATGCATCGGCGGAGTCCCATACGAAGCGGTTCACACATAAGCTCGTTCTGCTTACAACGGCTGTACTGTTAATGAGCGGGGCCGGTGCCCACGCACAAGGCGATCACCACAAGAACGCACACGCGCGCGCTATGTCGTCGCACGCTCGGCTGCAGGATCACGACTCCGTCGCGGCGCCTCGTAACTTCACTCCGGCGTCTATGGCTCCGGAAAGCGGTTACCAGGGCACCAGCGGTCGCGGTTTCGAGAGGATGGACGACCCGTCGGCGGAAGGCCGGACCAGCGGGGGCTAA